The proteins below come from a single Kitasatospora sp. NBC_00315 genomic window:
- a CDS encoding sensor histidine kinase: protein MLRAGSSPGGRRSAPVLVWLLPTVVTAAAAAAAVSVVSTGARAGVLWCGVVGTAAVAVVAAEAARRGRALATLRERYALQETELRRRLARQEAETVQLARVVLPQAVARLQRGEFVEDVLRASEAPDGAVSPEFRAARQAVLRTVLEAVDNEEGMRESAQRAFVNIARRVQAIVHRQAQDLREMEDRHGNDPAVFEDLLRLDHGNALVGRLADSIAVLGGARPGRQWSRSVPLYSVLRGAVSRILDYPRVELHPVSEVAVVGPAVEPLIHALAELLDNATRYSPPQTNVHLTAVEVQTGIAIEIEDGGLSLSEEGRARAERMLQEAQAGIDLNDLGETPRLGLAVVGRLAQAYGFQVSLRPSAYGGVRAVLIVPQELITTAPATGRAHGIGVASGPRSAPAIAAPRTVTPRPAAGPQPWASAVEEAPVVTERTPNGLPQRRRHAAPSRAGAAAPSIPQPAEAPVQPGMWLAAFQDGVNGQPAGTPAGHTSDESAGKGEQ, encoded by the coding sequence ATGCTTCGTGCTGGATCGTCACCCGGAGGCCGGCGCTCCGCTCCCGTACTCGTGTGGCTCCTGCCCACGGTCGTGACGGCGGCCGCGGCCGCGGCCGCCGTGTCGGTGGTCTCCACCGGCGCCCGGGCCGGGGTCCTCTGGTGCGGTGTGGTCGGCACGGCCGCCGTCGCGGTGGTGGCCGCCGAGGCCGCCCGCCGGGGCCGCGCCCTGGCGACCCTGCGCGAGCGGTACGCCCTCCAGGAGACCGAGCTGCGCCGTCGTCTCGCCCGCCAGGAGGCCGAGACGGTCCAGCTGGCCCGGGTGGTCCTGCCGCAGGCGGTGGCCCGGCTCCAGCGCGGCGAGTTCGTCGAGGACGTGCTGCGCGCCTCCGAAGCGCCCGACGGCGCCGTCAGCCCCGAGTTCCGCGCCGCCCGTCAGGCCGTGCTGCGGACGGTGCTGGAGGCCGTCGACAACGAGGAGGGGATGCGCGAGTCCGCCCAGCGGGCCTTCGTGAACATCGCCCGCCGCGTCCAGGCGATCGTCCACCGCCAGGCCCAGGACCTGCGGGAGATGGAGGACCGGCACGGCAACGACCCGGCCGTCTTCGAGGACCTGCTCCGGCTGGACCACGGCAACGCGCTCGTCGGCCGCCTCGCGGACTCCATCGCCGTCCTCGGCGGTGCCCGGCCCGGCCGCCAGTGGAGCAGGTCGGTACCGCTCTACAGCGTGCTGCGCGGCGCCGTCTCGCGCATCCTCGACTACCCCCGGGTCGAGCTGCACCCCGTCTCCGAGGTCGCCGTGGTCGGCCCCGCCGTCGAGCCGCTGATCCACGCGCTGGCCGAGCTGCTGGACAACGCCACCCGCTACTCCCCGCCGCAGACCAACGTGCACCTCACCGCCGTCGAGGTGCAGACCGGTATAGCGATCGAGATCGAGGACGGCGGCCTGAGCCTCAGCGAGGAGGGCCGGGCCCGCGCGGAGCGGATGCTCCAGGAGGCGCAGGCCGGCATCGACCTCAACGACCTCGGCGAGACGCCCCGCCTCGGCCTGGCCGTGGTCGGCCGCCTCGCCCAGGCGTACGGCTTCCAGGTCTCACTGCGGCCCTCCGCCTACGGCGGCGTGCGCGCGGTGCTGATCGTCCCGCAGGAACTGATCACCACCGCACCCGCGACCGGCCGTGCGCACGGCATCGGAGTCGCCTCCGGCCCGCGTTCGGCGCCGGCGATCGCCGCACCCCGTACCGTCACCCCCCGGCCGGCGGCCGGACCCCAGCCGTGGGCCTCGGCAGTGGAGGAGGCCCCGGTGGTGACCGAGCGGACCCCCAACGGGCTGCCGCAGCGCCGCCGCCACGCCGCACCCTCCCGGGCGGGCGCCGCCGCCCCGAGCATCCCTCAACCCGCCGAGGCCCCGGTGCAGCCCGGCATGTGGCTGGCAGCGTTCCAGGACGGCGTGAACGGCCAGCCGGCCGGTACTCCGGCCGGCCACACCAGTGACGAGTCGGCAGGGAAGGGCGAGCAGTGA
- a CDS encoding roadblock/LC7 domain-containing protein: MIQQRTNMDWMLKDLADGVPQTRHVVVLSADGLRMAQYGTDTDTADRLAAACAGLQSLAAAVGHEFPHGDGRMRLVVIEMGGGFFYLMAAGARAYLAVLADEGVDAGLMGQRMRDLVARIGEHLSTPPRNGEQVA; encoded by the coding sequence GTGATTCAGCAGCGGACCAACATGGACTGGATGCTCAAGGACTTGGCGGACGGCGTCCCGCAGACCCGTCACGTCGTCGTGCTCTCGGCCGACGGACTGCGGATGGCCCAGTACGGCACCGACACCGACACCGCCGACCGCCTCGCCGCCGCCTGCGCCGGCCTGCAGAGCCTGGCCGCCGCGGTGGGCCACGAGTTCCCGCACGGCGACGGCCGGATGCGGCTGGTCGTGATCGAGATGGGCGGCGGCTTCTTCTACCTGATGGCGGCCGGCGCCCGTGCGTACCTGGCGGTGCTGGCCGACGAGGGTGTCGACGCCGGCCTGATGGGCCAGCGGATGCGGGACCTGGTCGCACGGATCGGCGAGCACCTCAGCACACCGCCCCGCAACGGCGAGCAGGTCGCATGA
- a CDS encoding DUF742 domain-containing protein — translation MSETDQDWEAGNPERLYVITRGRSGSSGPTTFDLVTLVVSRAEPTPTMQPEHAAILRICGSPLSVAEVSAYLGLPMSVVTVLLADLLADRLIEARLPVPQAILPDRALIEAVIHGLQKL, via the coding sequence ATGAGCGAAACCGACCAGGACTGGGAGGCAGGCAACCCCGAGCGGCTCTACGTGATCACTCGGGGTCGTAGCGGCTCGTCCGGGCCGACCACCTTCGACCTGGTCACCCTCGTCGTCTCCCGTGCGGAGCCGACACCGACCATGCAGCCCGAACACGCGGCGATCCTGCGCATCTGCGGCTCGCCGCTCTCGGTGGCCGAGGTCTCCGCGTACCTGGGGCTGCCGATGAGCGTGGTCACCGTGCTCCTCGCGGACCTGCTGGCGGACCGCCTCATCGAGGCCCGACTGCCGGTGCCCCAGGCAATTCTTCCCGACCGTGCCCTGATAGAGGCGGTGATCCATGGACTTCAGAAGCTCTGA
- a CDS encoding ATP/GTP-binding protein: MDFRSSETVVGPQSADLLPSSAAMAVKVVIVGGFGVGKTTLVGSVSEIRPLTTEETMTQAGADVDDVAGVERKTSTTVAMDFGRISINEELVLYVFGTPGQERFWFLWNGLFEGALGAVVLVDTRRLEVSFDVIGRLEERGVPFVVAANTFPGSPSYPTEELRTALDLPADVPIVTCDARTRESSRDVLMALMRYLYSLSAAPA; encoded by the coding sequence ATGGACTTCAGAAGCTCTGAGACGGTGGTGGGGCCACAGAGCGCGGACCTGCTGCCGTCCTCGGCCGCCATGGCGGTCAAGGTGGTGATCGTGGGCGGATTCGGGGTCGGCAAGACGACCCTGGTCGGCTCGGTCAGCGAGATCCGTCCGCTGACCACCGAGGAGACGATGACCCAGGCGGGTGCGGACGTCGACGACGTAGCCGGGGTCGAGCGCAAGACCTCGACCACGGTCGCGATGGACTTCGGCCGGATCAGCATCAACGAGGAACTGGTGCTGTACGTCTTCGGCACCCCCGGCCAGGAGCGGTTCTGGTTCCTCTGGAACGGCCTGTTCGAGGGCGCGCTCGGCGCGGTGGTGCTGGTCGACACCCGTCGGCTGGAGGTCAGCTTCGACGTGATCGGACGGCTGGAGGAGCGCGGCGTTCCCTTCGTCGTCGCGGCCAACACCTTCCCCGGCTCGCCCTCGTACCCCACCGAGGAACTGCGGACCGCGCTCGACCTGCCCGCCGACGTGCCGATCGTCACCTGCGACGCGCGGACCCGGGAGTCCAGCCGGGACGTCCTGATGGCCCTGATGCGTTACCTGTACTCGCTCTCGGCGGCGCCGGCGTAG
- a CDS encoding cytochrome P450, with translation MTTPFPADAPLTPPPGCPAHGLGADGLRRLYGPEAEADPSGLYETLRAEHGEVAPVLLHGDLPAWLVLGHSANLTAMRTPSRFSRDSRRWRAFQEGKVAADSPLMPMVAWQPLCVFADGEEHKRLRGAVTDSLNRFDRRGIRRHVTRFADQLINEFSAAGQADMVAQFAEHLPMLVMTQLVGMPEGYGPRLVEAARDLMKGTETAIASNDYVVATLRQLVDRKRAAPGADLASWLIQHEAGLSDDEVMEHLRLVLIAANETTVNLIADTLKLVLTDRRFRANLSGGHMTLPDALDQVLWDTPPLSMVPGRWATGDTQLGGRQIRAGDMLLLGLAAGNVDPAVRPDLSMPLYGNRSHLAFSGGPHECPGQDVGRAIAETGIDILLTRLPDLQLSVPEDDLTWNSAWLSRHLAYLPVQFAPRKPRTGDTMELGAEAAAAVTAAAAAAAEAVRAGAGTASSGAPESAPSVTAGDGAPLPAPAAPRRRSWWSILTGRGRQA, from the coding sequence GTGACCACCCCGTTCCCTGCTGACGCCCCGCTCACCCCGCCGCCCGGCTGCCCCGCCCACGGGCTCGGCGCCGACGGCCTCCGGCGGCTCTACGGACCGGAGGCCGAGGCCGACCCGAGCGGCCTGTACGAGACGCTGCGCGCCGAGCACGGCGAGGTCGCGCCCGTGCTGCTGCACGGCGACCTGCCGGCCTGGCTGGTCCTCGGCCACTCGGCGAACCTCACCGCGATGCGCACGCCCTCGCGCTTCTCCCGGGACTCCCGCCGCTGGCGGGCGTTCCAGGAGGGCAAGGTGGCCGCGGACTCGCCGCTGATGCCGATGGTGGCCTGGCAGCCGCTCTGCGTCTTCGCCGACGGCGAGGAGCACAAGCGGCTCCGGGGCGCGGTCACCGACAGCCTGAACCGCTTCGACCGGCGCGGCATCCGGCGCCACGTCACCCGCTTCGCCGACCAGCTGATCAACGAGTTCAGCGCCGCCGGGCAGGCCGACATGGTCGCCCAGTTCGCCGAGCACCTGCCGATGCTGGTGATGACCCAGCTGGTCGGCATGCCCGAGGGCTACGGGCCCCGGCTGGTCGAGGCCGCCCGGGACCTGATGAAGGGCACCGAGACCGCGATCGCCAGCAACGACTACGTCGTGGCGACCCTGCGCCAGCTGGTGGACCGCAAGCGCGCCGCCCCGGGCGCCGACCTCGCCTCCTGGCTGATCCAGCACGAGGCCGGCCTCTCGGACGACGAGGTGATGGAGCACCTGCGCCTGGTGCTGATCGCCGCGAACGAGACCACCGTGAACCTGATCGCGGACACCCTCAAGCTCGTCCTCACCGACCGGCGCTTCCGGGCCAACCTCTCCGGCGGGCACATGACCCTGCCCGACGCCCTGGACCAGGTGCTCTGGGACACCCCGCCGCTGTCGATGGTGCCCGGCCGCTGGGCCACCGGCGACACCCAGCTCGGCGGGCGGCAGATCAGGGCCGGCGACATGCTCCTGCTCGGCCTCGCGGCCGGCAACGTGGACCCGGCGGTCCGCCCCGACCTGTCGATGCCGCTCTACGGCAACCGCTCGCACCTCGCGTTCAGCGGCGGCCCGCACGAGTGCCCCGGCCAGGACGTCGGCCGGGCGATCGCGGAGACCGGCATCGACATCCTGCTGACCCGCCTGCCCGACCTCCAGCTCTCCGTCCCGGAGGACGACCTGACCTGGAACTCCGCCTGGCTCTCCCGTCACCTCGCCTACCTGCCGGTACAGTTCGCCCCGCGAAAGCCCCGTACCGGGGACACCATGGAGCTCGGCGCCGAGGCCGCCGCCGCGGTGACCGCTGCAGCGGCGGCCGCCGCCGAGGCCGTCCGGGCCGGCGCGGGCACGGCTTCGAGCGGCGCCCCCGAGTCGGCACCTTCCGTCACCGCCGGCGACGGCGCACCGCTGCCCGCTCCCGCGGCGCCCCGGCGGCGGAGCTGGTGGAGCATCCTGACCGGGCGCGGCCGACAGGCCTGA
- a CDS encoding selina-4(15),7(11)-diene synthase, protein MVPPIFSPYRPAIHPHHEAIDRRTTAWAETFDIGSPGLRKALVTHSIGAFAARVLPDGREEVVGILSDFVLWLFGVDDGFCEEGELGTRPGALLAALSRLLRVAQNPEAPMLLNDPLAQGLRDLRHRLDRYATAGQIARWVDALREYCLSVGWEAEHRSHGTVPDLNDYTLMRIYDGATSVVLPLLEMGHGYELQPHERDDRAVRAAAEMAYFVICWDNDLFSYHKESRTGLYYLNAIRVLEHAQGLTPEQALGVAISQRDRVLSLFVRLCAHLRTTGSPQLRQYLSSLETFIRGAQDWGISSLRYTTPDDPAELPSAFRDTPSDSSREPLDIPAISWWWDVLPREADALGREGVFAQESESVTALYAGPRTPGRAVPTAVPHTAVPHTAALRSA, encoded by the coding sequence ATGGTCCCGCCGATATTCTCCCCCTACCGGCCGGCGATCCACCCGCACCACGAGGCCATCGACCGGCGGACCACCGCCTGGGCCGAGACCTTCGACATCGGCTCCCCCGGGCTGCGCAAGGCACTCGTCACCCACAGCATCGGCGCCTTCGCCGCCCGCGTGCTCCCGGACGGCCGCGAGGAGGTCGTCGGCATCCTCTCCGACTTCGTCCTGTGGCTCTTCGGCGTGGACGACGGCTTCTGCGAGGAGGGCGAGCTCGGCACCCGTCCCGGCGCCCTGCTCGCCGCACTGTCGCGGCTGCTGAGAGTGGCCCAGAACCCCGAGGCCCCGATGCTGCTGAACGACCCGCTCGCCCAGGGCCTGCGCGACCTGCGCCACCGGCTCGACCGGTACGCGACCGCCGGTCAGATAGCCCGCTGGGTCGACGCCCTGCGCGAGTACTGCCTCTCGGTCGGCTGGGAGGCCGAGCACCGCAGTCACGGCACCGTGCCCGACCTCAACGACTACACCCTGATGCGCATCTACGACGGCGCGACCTCGGTCGTCCTGCCCCTGCTGGAGATGGGGCACGGCTACGAACTCCAGCCCCACGAGCGGGACGACCGGGCGGTGCGGGCCGCCGCCGAGATGGCCTACTTCGTCATCTGCTGGGACAACGACCTGTTCTCGTACCACAAGGAGAGCCGGACCGGCCTGTACTACCTGAACGCCATCCGGGTGCTGGAGCACGCCCAGGGCCTCACCCCCGAGCAGGCCCTCGGCGTCGCCATCTCGCAGCGCGACCGCGTGCTCAGCCTGTTCGTCCGGCTCTGCGCCCATCTGAGGACCACCGGCAGTCCACAGCTGCGGCAGTACCTCAGCAGTCTGGAGACGTTCATCCGGGGCGCCCAGGACTGGGGGATCAGCTCCCTGCGCTACACCACCCCGGACGATCCGGCCGAACTTCCCAGTGCCTTCCGCGACACCCCGTCCGACAGCAGCCGGGAGCCGCTGGACATCCCCGCGATCTCCTGGTGGTGGGACGTCCTGCCGCGCGAGGCGGACGCACTCGGCCGGGAGGGCGTGTTCGCCCAGGAGTCCGAGAGTGTCACCGCGCTGTACGCCGGGCCCCGCACCCCGGGCCGCGCCGTCCCCACCGCCGTCCCCCACACCGCCGTCCCCCACACCGCCGCGCTCCGCTCCGCCTAG